In the Uranotaenia lowii strain MFRU-FL chromosome 1, ASM2978415v1, whole genome shotgun sequence genome, CTAAGGTTGGTAGGAATTTCGTACTCCTAGTGAGACACGAACGGTTTTCAAGTGGATACAAACAATGGAAAACAAACGAGAGCATTATTCGACATCATTGAAAAGTGCgtgtttgtgaaaaaaatagagAATGATTTTCATTACCAGTAACAAATCTTCCTCGGGAAGTGGTTCAACTTCTTCGGCACTTTCTTCTGGTGTAGCAGTTTCTTCGGCACTCTCCACTGGCGCCGCGGGTTCAACAGGTTCTTCTCCAGATAACGCTTCTTCTGAAGTAGCTTGGTCTGCGACAACAGTTTCTTCGGCGACTGCTTCAGCTGAATCCGTGGCCTCTTCGGCCTCTTGTTGCTCGGCGCTTTCGACTGGAACCTCTTCGCTGACTTCTGGCTCTTCTAAGAGTGTGTCATCTTCAGGAGCAATTTCGGCCTCACCTTCTTCTTCAGAAGCTTCAACAGCATCTTTTTCATCAGGCTGCTCAGTTGACGTTTCTTCGACCACTTCTTCGCTGACAACTGGGACATCTTCGGTTTCAGCACTATCTTCGGTAACTTCAGCAGACTGCGCGTTTTCATCCACCTGTTCCTCATCTGCTTCTGATGCGTCAAGTGTCTCATTTTCCTGTAAATAGTAATTAACTGTTATAAATGAAGTTTTAATGTCAAAACACGGTAACCCAATTCCTCCTCATAGAATGATTGATAACTTTAGTTAGTTTAGGATCAAGTAACAGACAATTCGGGGGTTCCAATACCTCTTCGGTATCTTCGTCATTGTCATCTTCATCGTCAACATTATCTAGATCTTCGTCGTGTCCATCTTCATGCTCATCCTGATCGATGATATCGTCTTcttcttcatcatcatcatattgTTCTTCATCCTCATCTTCTTCTTCATCCCCATCTTCTCCATCATCCTCATCAATATCTGCTTCGTCGTCTTCCTCATCCTCATCGACCTCTTCATCGTCACCATCAATGTTGTCTTCATCTGCCTGGTATTCATCTATTTCATCATCTTCATCTTCTTCATCGTCTCCATCCTCTTCGTCTTCCGTATCCATGTCCTCTTCTGCATCATCGTCCTCCTCCGCATGCTGTTCCTCCTCGTCAGCATCCTCATCAGCTTCATCATCAGCATCCATGTTTAAACCTTCTCCATCATCATCTTCGTCATcgtcattttcttcttctttatcAATGTCCTAAATGATATACAAAGAGGCTTAGTCTTTCCATTGCTCTAGGAAAACGATGTTATTTCTGCACACAAGAATTCTCTATGCATTTCAAGGATCTCCGGGGAAAATGTACCTGTTCTGTACTTGCAAAATCTGCTGCGTCATTGTCTTCATCATCTTCGATGTCTTCATCATCTTCGTCGTTTGTCTCGTCATTATCATCTTCCTAGAACATATACCCTTCATGGAGCTGTATCGTCTCGGTTAAACGAAGCACGTGACTTTATACCAGGTGCTTCATTTATCGACTCGATTCAGTTTCCAACACCTACTCTTAACACCTATGTTTTGTCACCTGTATTATATAGCCCTCAATACTACGTCAACTTCCTACCTGGTCCTGTTCTTCGCCATCATCTTCATCATCGTCTGTTTCTTCGTCATCCTCTTCATCGTCTTGATCAGCCTGTTCTGCATCATCTTCGTCAGCTTCATCTTCCTGCTCTTCGGCCTCTTGGCTGTCTGCAACCGCTTCCTGATCATCATACTCCTGATCATCGGCTTCTTGACTTTCTGTTACCGTATCCTGTTCATCGTCATCTTCTGCAGCTTCGGTTGCAGTTTCTTGGCTTTCAGTAACCGTATCTTCATCTTCTGCATCATCATCTTCTGCAGCAGtttcatcatcgtcatcttccTCGTCGTCTTCCGCTGCAGCAGCTTCCTGACTTTCAGTTGTTTCATCATTCTGATCATCTTCGTCGTCCACAAGAGCAGCTTCCTCACTTTCAGTGATTTCTTCGGCTTCCTCATCTTCATCTTCGTCATCAGCGTTAGCTTCTTGACTTTCTGTATTCAATTCATCTTCCTCATCTTCGTCATCATCGGCAGTATCTTCTTCGGCGCTAATATTATCTGCGACGGCTTCATCACTGGCGACAGCTTCGTTGTCTTCTTCCTATATATGTGATAGTGAATGTTTTCTTTAATAAGGCCacttagaagaaaaaacaaacaaaacaagaaagtCACCCATCACACAAATAAAAGCAGACGAGAAAGCTTCCGGTTCTGGTGGAAACGTTGTTGATGACCGAAATGAGGCGGTTGATCAGGTTTGACTTTGGCGGGATGGTCGACATGCTCAAGTCGAAAGATAGGCGATAGAAAATTTTAGCAAAGAGTTTTAGTTCATCGGTGAATTAGAAGGATAAAAAAGGAATATAACAGTGTACTGATTCTGGAAAACAATCACAAATGATTTGCTTAACCCTTCATAAGTAAAAAATGGCTCAGAAAAACTGTTCACATAATATTCAACGAGGTTTTGATTCACAGCTCCTAGTTTCAGTGTTAAGAATAGATCTCGGGATCAACTTTTACATTGATGGGTTAGCATACTGCATTTGAATTTAAAGATTAAGATGTTTTTTACACagtataatttttacaaaatattttaggAATTTAATACAGGCTAATGGCCTACAATTCCATATTTGAGTTCTATTGAAAACTCTTGTAAAAATAATGGTTTCTGAAGTTTATTCTATGAACAATTCTTCCCTTTAATGCATAAATTTCAGAATTAGTCAATGCGTCTTACCTCTTCATCGGCTTCTTCTTCCGAAGCAGTCAATTGATCTTCCTCACCATCACCAGCGTCCTCTTCATCGTCAGCTTCGTCATCTTCTTCGTCATCCGCTGTTTCATCCTGAACTCCTTCGGTTTCGTCAGTCTGTTCATCATCTTCATCGTCATCTTCATCTTCTGCAGCAACTTCTTGGCTTCCTTCCGTTGTTGTGGGTTCAGCGGATTCATCAAACAATGCTTCCTGGACTTCCTCGGATGCAGTCAGTTGCTCAGGTGAAGCTGGAACGTCTTCTTCAATACTGGTTTCCTCGGCGGCAGTGTTGTCTTCTTCTTCTTGACTCGTTACATCTATGGGAGATCCCTCTGTACTGGTTTCATCAGTCGGTTCCTGCTCTGGACTTGCAGTTTCTCCTTGAAAACGTGAAGTGTAAATTATACTCACTAGCAAAgacaatttttgcaattcttACCGGATTTTAAATCCTGTAGTGCTTTTTCAATGTATGGCCGACATTCGTATTCCGTAGGAGCTTCTGCATTTACCCGGAGATctagaaatttaaataacaattttattttttctattcttgtACATCATGcaagaaatgaaaaaagtttaaaaatatctcaGTGATGATCGGCACCAACTTTTATGTTTCAGTGCTTTTAcatatattattttttgtgaTCGTATGTAGAGTGCCAAGTCTTAGTTTTTCCTGAGCCTCAAACGAGATCGAGCGTTTTTTGCCCTCGCTCCTCGCATGATGAAAGCTTATTGATTATTAACCAAACTTTCATATatgtataggggagaatgaggacaCTTGTACCCTGAGAATACTTGATTCCTTGATTAAACTCTCAATTGTTTCTAAAATTAAGTTTTGTGGGGCCGTTCAGACATCaggtggacagaaaaatgagatttttgacccccacCCCCTCCCCCtacgtggacaagcgtggacatttgacaAACctctacccccctccccggatgccCCCCGGATGGAtttggacagatttgaaattgtttttttctaaatctaatttttgCCTGTTTGATATTGCAATTGGctgattttggaagaaaaacgaataagcaccccacccccccccccctcccctatgttgACCACgaggtatgtgaacggccccagtgtatgttatgggtataattgatccctggAGTCCAAAACGAtatatttttcatctgaatggatcgtgatcgttggttatcatgaaattactaatatgtatattagggtgtcccaaaattgcattacttctgggaatctgggggctcaccctccaaatggtagattaggatgtgccgaacaaacttttgtatggagccgactaaaaaaaatcatgtttagaggttccgcaagcgcgatctttaaaaaaagtccactttcaaaagatttgattttaaataaattctgggtccataaattttcattaaatttatatattttatatttttttaattttgtttgtgttaaaaactacacgtaaaaaatacaaaatgaaccaaatttgtatcaaaatgtaaaactagcaagctattttcaagagaaaaaaattttttggtccaaaaattttgaattcaactgaccaaaatgtgtaccaagcgcagaatatttttgataccaatgccatcaaaagatgcggatttttgtgcacttaaactttgctgaacaaaacatgtggtttgtatcaacgtgtgaacagctattcacgattgaatgcttaacaaaaatcacaattttggatattttttatttaatttatcaaatttgtcttaataaatacctactttaaaatcaaaatacttgcaaaaaaggactttgatggtttaaaggagtcatcagaaggccatatgccgaatttgagcagaatcggacaacagggaggggttgcactgaatctaaagtgtgaaagggattctaagacatagtgttctaaagaagcattaaaaactggtttttcatcatacatttttgtctttatcaatcgattgcttggttatgaaagttttattaaaatttcaattaagactaacatttcacttgaagactgcaactcgattggacttaaaacaaaaaagttatggctgttcaaagattgtattttggttacaaattgtcctgtaaaactcaatgagtaaaaagtactcattgtgtgttaaacgacaatttgccacaaaaatacaatcttggaacagccataacttttttgttttaagtccaatcgggttgcagtcttcaagtgaaatgttagtcataattgaaattttaataaaactttcataatcaagcaatcgattggtaaagacaaaaatgcatgatgaaaaaacagttttttattcttctttagaacactatgtcctagaatccctttcacactttagattcagtgcaaccccttcctgttgtccgattctgctcaaattcggcatatggccttctgatgactcctttaaaccatcaaagtccttttttgcaagtattttgattttaaagtaggtatttattaagacaaatttgataaattaaataaaaaatatccaaaattgttatttttgttaagcattcaatcgtgaatagctgttcacacgttgatacaaacaacgattttgttcagcaaagtttaagtgcacaaaaatccgcatcttttgatggcattggtatcaaaaatattctacacttggtacacattttggtcagttgaattcaaaatttttggaccaaaaaatttttttttcttgaaaatagcttgctagttttacattttgatacaaatttggttcattttgtattttttacgtgtagtttttaacacaaacaaaattaaaaaaaatataaaatatataaatttcaggaaaatttatggacccagaatttatttaaaatcaaatcttttgaaagtggactttttttaaagatcgcgcttgcggaacctctaaacatgattttgtttagtcggctccatacaaaagtttgttctgcacatcctaatctaccatttggagggtgagcccccagattcccagaagtaatgcaattttgggacaccctaatgtataTGTCCCATAACTAATGTTCATCTAGTGTTAAGTTTAGGAACCACTGTGGTAGCATAATATTGAGCCGAAGATGAATAAAATTGCTTGGTGACCACGTACGGAGAATTCGCTCTGGGATGATCTAGTCTTGAGTCCTAGGTGGATCTCTTTCTACCTATGACAATAGGCACCATCATCATTAGTAAACGTCATCATCGGTGATCACCAAGGCTGAGATTACAGCTGATAAGAGAGTGGTccattgtctgaaaaacatcgCAATATCCGAGTCCAATCTGGAGACCTGCACACAAATTGATCTTGCCATCACCGACCAGTTGAGCATCCACTCCCGGTTACCTAAGTCGCATGTTGATGCGATCGCTCGTGAACTGTATCTAACTGCTTGCTACTAGttataaatacaaaattatatttttaagccTAAATCCTAATATATGAACAGTTAGTTGAATCCGCGAGTGTTCTTTATCTCAAAAAATCCGAACCAAAAGGCGTCTCCGAGGCCGAATAACGACTCTTGGTATTCCGTTGACGATCACGAGTTTGGCCTGAGGTCAACGACCTGACACCGACCTGCAAGGGGTGACCAGACGACCAAGGAACCAGGTAGTAATTATCTAAAAAAGTTAACGGaacttttatcttcggattttactagatttttgcctagggccagggcaccctgaattatgGATCAAGtttcctttagtaaaggatcaactCCCCTGTAACTTAAAAcatatcataatattttcagtCTCACGAAAAGCTTCTATTTCCTTGCTTCGAGTTTGTGTAGGTACATTGTACACGTTATTTATGTCGATTCTGACTTGAATTTTCGCAGCTTTTGGTCAATGGATCATTATTAGCTAAATAATATTTTGGAGGAATGTGAGATAAAGGATGCGGATCCCtgatgtgaaattttcataaagaaatcaaatttctgcACTCCGCTAGCTTCAACATACTTCCATACTCAACTTTTTAACTTTCGATTGTGGAAAAAACAACGAGAATATGCATCAAATACAAAGATATCATTTCTTCAATGTTATTTTGAACACTTCAAACCAGATATTTATTTATACTATTGATGGACGGATACCTTTAGGATACCTTCGTCCGACATAAAGGTGagaaaaacttaatttatttcTATCTTGCTTGTCAAAGCTAAAAAATATCTAGCTATTCCCAGCACCGAAATCTGTCGCGTTGGTGCTCATTAAGTAGCTCATTTCTAAATTTAACGAAGCAGTAGACGACCACCTTCAATAGCGGCAAGAGCACGTTATCGCTGTGAACTTATTATGCCGTTTGCTTCTCTTGCGCTCGAGCAGATCTTAGCAATGCTAGATCGCGGCAagttatttgttcaaaatttaggcACTGGTTCAACTTAGTTTAGACAAGAACGGAATTCTTTTTTTATGGTTCTTAAATTTACCTTTACCACTTTACTATAATAGCTGCATTTTGCGAATATTCGATGTTAGACGCCTGGTGTGTCCGCAATGCCAAATATTTTGTTCTGTATCGGTAAACATCTCTTGAATGAAAAGAacgaaccaaaataaaaaaaaaatcattctcttGGATTGCATTTATTAATTATCTCAAGGACAAACTACACGTGACACAtgcactcagaggaaatcttattataaatttcataagatacatcttatgaaccacttttttgcgtccaaactaatttttcataggagtcttatgaaattctttcaattttcatacgatgttcttatgaaaaatagaagaaacggcattgtgaaaaaatgatgaacacattcattcatagcatcagttttttttcatcatctaacagtacgaagcaatcgccagttcatagttattatagttttccttcaatgttaaatgatattgttatctccggaatggtaagttcgatttgatgtttttggtgtgaacgttgaatatattagtaaactaaaatacattatttgtttacttttcagcaagctgatcggcaaaaaatgaaaggtcgaagattaagatgcggtaaaaaaaaaactttcatggagccgtctgttgatgcgctgctgatggtgaccatgaagaatttaattttaaacaaatttggcaaacaataaagtgaatgttttcagcatgaaatatcgagaatttttcttattagagagtgatttactgtttccataagaatctcttatgaaaagcaacaacctctcattgaagtaggcgttcatcttcagaattcattcgcgtcataagacaatcttatgaatttcattaatttttcttatggcgccacttcataagagaatcttatggcatacataatagtatttttctgagtgtgtaGATTTTCAACATTGACATGGCAACCCCTCCGATAATTGTCGCATACGTCACACtgtttccttttttataggTAGGCGTTTTGAGGGTCAGCTGAAGATATTACGCACTAgcaggttatttttgaaactgcCGTTTTTCTTTCGCTTTTCACGTCATTGAAATCGAATGTTTGTAGTAGCTAAAATTATATTCCAGTCTTAATGGCTATTAAAGCTTTTAACGATGTCGATCTTGGTCTTGACATAGATTTTACCATTGTGAAGTCACCGATGTTTTGCTCATGTTCACATCGATTTCATCGTTATACGTTTCCAATCACCGTTCGATCCTTTATTAAAGGGTgatcggtcaaaatttggccaatatcaacttgacgtaattctttcaattttgcatttaaaaaacctaaacacccctcattatgaaggtgtgtgtgtgtgtagaatgttgctcctattttgattttggaattcactcttcagttgtcaaaatgccgtccaaggaagaagagcagcgtatcgaaattttgctcgcgcatcgcaaaatctgagctactcgcacgcaaagctggcaaaattgctcaaagttgccaaatcaaccgttacaaatgtaattaaagtgtttggagaacgtttgtcgacagccaggaagtctggatcggggggaaatcgaaaaccggaagcctctgagacgacaaagagagttgccggtagtttcaagcgaaaccctaacctctttctccgaaatgccgcaaataagctgggtgtatcgtctacaaccgtgcatcgaaccaaaaaacgagccagactatcgacttacaagaaggtagtgctccaaatcgcgatgataaacaaaatacgacggccaaagcgcgatacCGGAGGCTGtaaacgacgatgctgacgaagtttgactgcgtggtaatggacgacgaaacatacgtcaaagccgactacatacaagcagcttccgagacacgagttttatacggcaaaaggaaggggaaagatagcagatattttcaagcatatgaaactgtcaaagttcgcgaagaaatatctggtttggcaagccatctgtacctgtggcttgaaaagcagcattttcatagcttccgggactgtcaaccaagaatttacgtgaaagagtgtttgaataaacgtctgctgcctttcctgaagaaacacggttgttccgtactgttttggccagatttggtatcttgccattacggtaaaaagcgTGCAGGTGATTCCcgaggacaagaaccctcccaacacaccagagctccgccaattgagaaatactgggctattgtcaagcggatcctaaagaagaccaaaaaaactgctaaggacgagcagcagttcaaggcaaactggctttctgtggtaaagaaggtggacaaggtggctgtacaaaatctgatggcaggggttaagcggcccggcaattcggatttggaaaagcggaagcctaactgaatatttttcctgaattttatactaattaatcttgaaaaagaaatttaatttgattttttaaataaacgatttcaccgatttacgttttcccttgaccaaattttgaccgtatcaccctttatgtagATTCTGATGGTGAGCCTTTCGCCGGTAGTTTTACCTaataccgagatgggaatcgaccccatgccatcagtggaccagcgattttCGTCTTatcacgctaaccactcgaccaccgagacgtattTTAGTGGCTATGAAGGATAATATAAACTGAAAACTGTTTCGAAAACGGAAAATTTGATGAGCTTACTCGCCAcctttctgtcaattttgtagagTACGGATTACTGTTCAACATATTCTCGTAATTTGTGATGGATTCGATCAAGCCAGACGAGATTATGGAATAACCGGAGATATCTTTGGAATTCTACACAACGATTCATCGGATGAAACAGCTATTTCAAGCTTTATGGAGCTATTGAAAAGTTCAGTGtaatataatatataatataataaaatataatttttattcggATGTCATTATGTTAATTACctttaaagaaatttgaagaCATGAATCccataaaaatggtaataaaataatgataataataatgataaaaataataatgataatatgAAATTCAGGAACTTCAAATATTTCCGTTtacatttaagttatttttttcaactcatcATAGAAACTTCTTTCTATGTATTGTGATAAAAACTGCAcatgaattaaaacaaatatgaaaaatgctaataaagcttagttcttttggAAATAGGAAACTTTTATTTGCTGATagctaagcttgccagattgcccggttttatccgggtttgcccggatatttgatgccaaatttcgagaaagtccggtccggcccggttgcccggatatcgtgaaaaaagtccggatattgcccggattttttcacaattttcacaaagaaaccaaaaaaaaattcaaagtatttgagtaagttttagcaaaatcgatTTACGGTATGGatattttcaacggttgtttcaaataatttcgctgatttactttattaaacctttaaatatttaagtgttccaaaatgtttttgtaagtctgcaattacattaataaaatattaatttcatttttttgcattttttctttgcttttatatataataacacctaaattttgcccggtttttgcccggtttttggatttgaaaaatttaaatccatgcccggattttgccaggtttttttgaaaaaatgcccggaattgctaggcccggatgggattggaaaaaattctggcaaccttactgaTAGCTCATAGACTAAATcagatattcaaattttgactgcattttgttgcctggctagtgaagtagacaatgtgcaactcgagaccccatacacccaaccttcgggtagtggtcattagactgagtcgatttggggtcatttttgaatttctcaaaccctggggtcttaaaagcttcgttttggtccaaaactcatccatgattttttgcagaatttttaagtaacgtttacatgagtaaatttgaacttttaggtttgtatgggaaaattgaatattttgtactgaaaaatcaacatcatttttgtttcttctgtggaaccgagcctgctaatggtttttgtgccaatttataaatttcttcaaggaaattttccgctgaacaactttgtcgaatatcataactccgtatctttttagacaaaaaagttattagctctttaacaggtgtatgtcttttggcattgataaacaagaaattcaattgacaccactgctggctGCCTAGCaaagtattgcaagaccacttttcataccatagcttttaagaccccagggtttgagaaattcaaaaatgaccccaaatcgactcagtctagtggtcatatcacctcttgtctgcaactccgattctctacctccccgtggtgctagctggggtgcgagcaaccttagc is a window encoding:
- the LOC129740193 gene encoding serine-aspartate repeat-containing protein I, which gives rise to MARLSVWVLLGLALFTLSVPDLRVNAEAPTEYECRPYIEKALQDLKSGETASPEQEPTDETSTEGSPIDVTSQEEEDNTAAEETSIEEDVPASPEQLTASEEVQEALFDESAEPTTTEGSQEVAAEDEDDDEDDEQTDETEGVQDETADDEEDDEADDEEDAGDGEEDQLTASEEEADEEEEDNEAVASDEAVADNISAEEDTADDDEDEEDELNTESQEANADDEDEDEEAEEITESEEAALVDDEDDQNDETTESQEAAAAEDDEEDDDDETAAEDDDAEDEDTVTESQETATEAAEDDDEQDTVTESQEADDQEYDDQEAVADSQEAEEQEDEADEDDAEQADQDDEEDDEETDDDEDDGEEQDQEDDNDETNDEDDEDIEDDEDNDAADFASTEQDIDKEEENDDDEDDDGEGLNMDADDEADEDADEEEQHAEEDDDAEEDMDTEDEEDGDDEEDEDDEIDEYQADEDNIDGDDEEVDEDEEDDEADIDEDDGEDGDEEEDEDEEQYDDDEEEDDIIDQDEHEDGHDEDLDNVDDEDDNDEDTEEENETLDASEADEEQVDENAQSAEVTEDSAETEDVPVVSEEVVEETSTEQPDEKDAVEASEEEGEAEIAPEDDTLLEEPEVSEEVPVESAEQQEAEEATDSAEAVAEETVVADQATSEEALSGEEPVEPAAPVESAEETATPEESAEEVEPLPEEDLLLEYEIPTNLRDTSHIYELLNINEEAVEKEKAIQQVADVILRDLKKTYDTAIKPLEVLYKYRDLSNRHFGDPEIFSKPLILLMGPWSGGKSTILNYLTQNEYTPNSVRTGAEPSPAYFNILMHGDEPEVLDGTQLAADWTFSGLQKFGQGLLDRLRGQKLPNKLLERVNIVEIPGILEVRKQVSQYFPFNDACQWFIDRADIIFLVYDPSKLDVGPETEAILDQLKGREYQTRIILNKADQVKPEELLRVQGALIWNISPLMSSAQPPVMYTVSLWSNPYETGAPVRLLQAQERSLLLDLGQAIDKRIENKIASARRFAVRVRNHAKMVDCYLTTYYNHKTLFTNKKHITDQIIGNPQQYHIYEGLSTLTNISRYDLPDPDVYRDFFHLNPLYEFKKLSETCTYFRGCPINKLDIAIAYDLPELVGKYKKMVETALAKLQIPSPTTDFGRVKSSS